The following nucleotide sequence is from Arvicola amphibius chromosome 1, mArvAmp1.2, whole genome shotgun sequence.
GCATTTTATTACGTTCTGTATTTCACTGACCCtcttggggggtggggatgaATCCCTGCTTTTGCTTGCTTTAcagtttggaagcagaggcaagactATATGGAgccaggtttctttttttgtttgtttgtttgtttgtttttttgtttttcgagtcagggtttctctgcagcttttttagagcctgtcctggaactagctcttgtagaccaggctggtctcgaactcacagagatccgcctgcctctgcctcccgagtgctgggattaaaggcgtgcgccaccaccgcccagcttggagCCAGGTTTCTAAAGGCACAGATCCCATGCAATGCTCTCTGGCCAATCCTAAGGGCGGATGGTGGTCTTATATCCTACTTAAGCTGTGCTGCTGAAAACCGCCATGCTTGGTGAATCTGCTCGCTTGGTCTGGAAGGAAAGTGGGTTTGAGAGCGAGTCTGGCTCACCCAGTAGTTACTGCTTGCTGAGAGGTGGGCTCTTCCTCTGGGTCTAAACACAAATGAAGGTGACTGGTTGTGATGCACGTACTGTTCCATGCCGGCACCATGACTGTAGCACCAACAAAAGGGACAGAGCACAGACGAGCAGCCTCTGGGCTTCTGTTCTGTGGAAGACGAAGAAGAGCTAAGCCTATAGAGTGGCGTATTTATCAAAGTAGATTTGAGAAGGCTTTTGATACCAGTGTGTTCTTCTTCAAGTATGGTTGACGGGCACCAGCGAACTCACCTCTAAGCTGCCAcctccttctgctctccctcTTGGGCAGTGAAGCTTAAGGCccttctatagtgatattttgtctgtgctttaacaaataaagcttgcttgaagattgGAAGGTGGAGCCAGCCAGTAGTTAACCATCgaggcccggcagtggtggcacacacctttgatcccagggcttgggaggcacatgcctttgatcccagcactaggagggtggagacaggatcttggggACACCCTTTCAGGTTGAGGAGCTGGCGAAGTAAgaagtggctgtggcttgctcctttgtctctctcatctttccgcatttacccctatatctgactccgggtttctATTAAGAACAATCAGAATTCGCGCTACACACTTCTCTAATGACATCCTTTTGCACGGAGAATACGCAACTGCCAGGGAGCAGTGTTCAACCCTCTATTCTGTCTAATGGGTAGTAGGGCAGAAAGGTAAGCAAGGCCGTGTTGCTGTTTATACTGCTATCGTGTTACCCTCATCAATGTGGGTGGTGAGCTGACAAAATAAGCTTCAGTTCAGAGACACCCCGAAAGCAAGGAAACTCCCAACACTTGCAAATGCAAATTATTTGGACTATCTTTTAATGAATCCAATTTCCCAGTGTTAAAAATCAGGGAACCAAAAGGTTTCCAAGCAGCCTTATTACCCAGATACATATTAATACAAGGAAATCATCTCAAAACATAGCACACGAACACCACAATTCCCAGAGCACAATATAAAAGTCTTCTAATAAATATAGACATTTAGTATATAAGAATTTGAAATTGCACATTGTATCAGCTTCTCTCAAGAATAAAAGAGGTTCTGCTGCCCTCGGCCTTTACATCAGTACACAGTCAAACTCTTTTCTGAAACCCAGTGTCTACGGTCATCCACGGTTACTGAGTGAGCATAGCACTAACGGTCCAAATTACAAAAATTCCCCAGAGCAGGAGGCAGTTCACACACCTCAGAAGGCACACGGTTCCTTACTATGGTAAATGCATTTAAGTACTCCTCATTTTAAGACAAAGCTGTACAGAGTAGAAAACTGTGTATTTACCATGAGACAAAGCTACCACTTTTATGATCAGACACTGCAGCAGGCAGGCCCACCCGCCATCCATCTGAAGAGAGACGGAATGAGCAGAGTTCTGCTCATCTACCCGGCGAGGCAAGCCGTGACACTGGCATTGCACAGGGGATCTTGGAGCTCACACTGCAAGGAAAGGGCTGTGGGCAATATCAAATCTCTAAACACTGTTTAATCCTTCAAAAGTGAAGGATTCTCAGGGAAAAAAAGTTCTAGCTATTGCTGAAAAGATCCCAAACCCATAAAGCTATGTTattcattttcagaaatattttcaattagACAATTTGAGTTAAACCCAGCAAGTCTAGTCCAAAAGGACAGTTTCAATTTTTAGGGCTGGAAAATCTCTCAGAGGGTCACTTATCCCAAGGTTCCATAGAGCACTTGAGAATCAACAGAGGTTGAATCAtctgaaaatatgaattttaaaatgctttcaagATTTACttctggggtgtggggtgggtcAGATGAGGtatgggtcccctggagctggagttataggcggTTGGTACTCcaccagtgtaggtgctgggaattgagctcaggtcctctgtaggaaCAGCAATTTCTCTTAACCagtgggccatttctccagcctcaccaCCCACAcatttcttgaaacagggtcccaatgtagcccaggatggccctgaactctcTATGCAGttgaggatgtccttgaacttctgatcttcctgcttcctcctcccaagtgctggggttacaggaacaCACCACCAGGACTGCTTGTCtctatgcagtgctgggatggaacccaggactccacgcatgctaggcaagcactctaccagctgaaccACACCCCTAGCCCTGAAATACTATTAGTAGTattttttacaaaacaaaagcttttcaTCACACAAATTTGTTACTCAATAAACTCTAATGAAACTGTATCACCAATCACTGTGACATTTTCCTACCCTGACTTAATGGTGACCACACTGTACTAGGTTTATAAAAGGACACctatattaataaaatgtagCTTCTATATAATGGGGGTAACTTGTGCATACACTCAGTGCATATAGACTAAAAATTTACTTGGGAGAAGTTCCACTGCTAAGGTCTGAAAACCACAAATACAGTCAGTTTCTACAGCAGAGTAAAGCCGTCTCAGGCTGGGAAACCAGCACACACAGCTAAGCTAGGAGAGAGGCCAGCACTGCACTTGCTCACACACCGGAGGCTTCACTGTCCTGTTGGGACAGTCAGTAGACAACTGAAGTCTGCAGAATTTGGGGGGCAGAATCAAGTCAGATCTTCTTTGAAAGGGATTTACTTGTATTCTCATTAAGAtcttaattaaaaatcaataagcaGCAACTTTAATTGTGTACCTTTGTACTTAGAAAAACGGGAAAACCTGCAGTCAGTCAGTGAGAAATGTCTACGGACCGCTAAGGTCTCTTGAAGGTGAAGTGACTTCATGCAGTAGTTCTGTCACAGGCTCAGCTGTTAACAATCTTACTCATAAGCCACGGCTGCATCGGCTGAGCACTGCACTCCTATGCCATACTCTTTTCAGACTCTCGCAGGAGTGCAGAGGAACGGGGAGAAGCCAACAGTTCTCTGGACTTCAAGGGTCTACTAATGCGTGGTGAAAAGCTTCatctcatcttccttttcttttaatccaAGAGATCTGAGGAAACCGAGGCCTCTGAAAGGTGCTCAGGACTTGATGACTCAGAGTGACCCGGAAATATAAAAGTGTATCTGCACGAAGAAAGATTTCCTTCGGGGCATTATGGATAATCCAGTGAACCCCTCCCCAGGTCCAGAGAACAGCCATGAAAATTCTTCCAGTCGAGTGCATTGCAAGACCAAGTCCCGAGCTCAGAGTCCTTCTCTGAGTGCTGCAGCACCGCAGTGATCAAGAGTAGCGCCAGAACCCACGCTGAAGTTACAGTAACACCAGGAAGCAACTGGGCCACAGTAGTGAAGGATCCAGAATGAACCACAAGGGGGCGGAGTGCACCTCAGGTCCCAGCAGTAGCAACCCCACTGAGACATTAGTTCCAGTAGTTTAGCTCAGATGGCTACAGCTTTCAATACCCTACATTTTAAACCTAGCTAAGAAGATGCAGAACACCCCCTCCCTGAAAAGTAGTAGTGTCAAGTATTGCTGCTATCTGTAGcaaagggttcaagagcaacgAAGAACAGGTGGACAGAGGGGAATATGGCCAAACAGTAGCAAAGTGTAGCCCACCCTACATGGAAGACGTGGGAAGGGAGTTTATTTAAGAATGGGGCATATTATCAGAATAGCAAAAATAAGAGGGGGGGAAAACTGATCTTCCTGTGTGCGCCacacatcctcctctcctcctctatAACCAGAGTGCAGTGCAGCTCAGTCACGGCCTGTGGGGCTGGCCTGCCTCATCAGCCATGTTAAGAATATAGTTGGCCATGTCATCTTCAGTGGGTGCATCTGACACCACCCACGACTCATTTGCTCCAGTCATCTGTAGGCGACAAATGGGGCAGTTCCTGTGCCGATCACTCCTGTCAGGGAAGTCCAAGCAAAacaagattgttttctttctttttctaaaaaaaaccaGGTTTGCTTGAAAAGTAgatggcttaaaaaaaaaaagcaaatactttaaaagcacacaaaaaagaGTTAATATTTCTCTTCATCCCAACCTTTAATTCTCTTCCCCAGAGCCAACCAGTTGTCTACATATTTTACTAGGGATGGATTAAAACCTCAGGCTTGCAGGAAATGGAAGCTTGTGTGTCTCGCTGACCTTGTGCTACAACCCATTCTGTACCAGAAGATGCTGTTTTAGTCTTACTGCTTTTCCCGTTGAGAAAGAGTCTTGCTCTCCAGtccccaggctagcctagagctTGCCATCCTTTGCGTCCACTTGCTCAGAGCTGGGACTGCAGCACACACCAACACACCTGGACTTGCGTTTACTTTGCAAAGAGCATGTACTGTATGAAGAGGCCATACTGTATCTAATCTCCAGTAAAAAGACACGCAGTGTTCTCCCCCCACACACCATTTTGTTTGCTACCACAAGCCAGGGTCTTTAATTCTTATTCTTGCATCCAAgtaagttttcctttttaatacacATTCCTTATATGTCCTAAGAGAAAGCTACCTCTTACCAGTGGGAGAGTTGATCAaagtgtaaatatttatttttatttaagcgGAAGCCACTGTGCCTTGGGATTCATGTTTGGCCAGTGGTAGGCATATGGTAGCAGCAAAGATGGTTACTAATTATTATACTGAGTAATaaaggtcatttttttaaagataggggtCTCTATGCAGCCTTGACTGGCACAGACCTTGCTACATAGaccaactggccttgaactcacagttgtctgtctgcccctgcctctcaagtgctgggattaaaggtgtgtgccaccacatgcaaaaaaataaaagactttcgACAAGTTAATTACAATTAAAGGTCTGATAAAATATCCTTTGGTTCAAAACCaagaaaactttagaaaattGTACAAAGACGGAGCATCTGAGGTTTAAAACAAGAGATGAAAATTATATACAGGATAATTTTCTAATACAGAGTACACATTTGATTACTTAAGATTATGTTTTACAATGGGATTGCCCTAATCAAATACTACTTTGGAAACTTAAATACCATATTTAAGCTAGAAATATATTATGAAAGGAAAAGACagtgtttttctcttctcacaGTGAAATCTAGGGTGAAAATAACCAATTCATCAactgttcttttgcttttgtacAAAAGCTGAGAAACTTATTCCAAAAAATTTATGGAGTTGGCATACATTATTTGGTTGATTTTGGGCTCCCTGGAGATGGTTTACAAGATAATTATGTGTGGTTTTCTGTAAATAAAAcatcacaatttaaaaacaatcaaTTTCTGCTTCTGGCCAGCAGAAACctgatttattttctgtgatgGTTTCAAAGAAAACTGCCCCCAAAGGGAGTCTCACAATTAgggagtgtggctttgttggaggaagtgtggctcgtggggtggggtttgagatttcatatatgctcaagccacatccaGTGCCTCAGTCCACTTCCTTTGCCTTCCGATCACTGTGTGGCCACGgtgtctgcctgcacattgcCATGCTTCACCATGATGATAgcggctaaacctctgaaaatacaagccaccccaattaaatgtttgtcctttataagagttgctgttgtcatggaatcttttcatggcaatagaaatcctaagacatcTTCCCACTTAAAACAACTAACACACAGGACACAATGTCTGAAAGAATGGTGTCAGATGAGGTTCATGTAAAACACTGGACACAGACAAGGATGTGACTCCCAAGAGGTGAGAAGCAAAGTGAGCCTGTGATTGCAAGCCAGATGTCCTATGAGTTTCCAGGACTCATAAAAAGAAGTAGGGGACCTCGGAGGACTGGCAGGCTATTGAAGAAACAGCTAAGGCAAGGCAGCTAGAGCACTGCACAGCAGGCAGCCACACAGAGGCAGGGCCAAGAGACAGCGGGCCCATCACTGGACACAGCACATCATGTGAGCAGATGCCAGGAGGCTGGAATTCGAGAGGGGAATGCAAAGGCCTCAGAGGGCACAGGGCATGTTCCCACAGCCAGACTGGACCCTTCTGAAGGATTGTGTCACATCAGTGGGGAAGACAGTGGAACTCCTATGTGGTACTGGAGAGCGTACATCTATAATTTCAGAGTtacaaagttgaggcaggaggaatgttGCAAATTCCAACTGAGGCATACCTGGGCTAAATACTacaagatcttgtttcaaaaaacaaaaaaaaatttttttttaagtaatgacTGCTTTGGGACTGAGTTGGCAATTTCTTGAGAAACATCTGTTATATATGATCTGGCCacttgaagtagaaaaagaaaaattgaaatacatGTCCATAAAACATACCTGTCCACAAACAAATACAGAAGCTTTTACTTGGCACTTCTCTGCACCTACACCATGGTTAAATCTGAAGACGGTTACATGGAATGAAAGAACCCAGACAACAGGGAGAATACCCTGCATGGTGCCACTCTAAAAGTCTAGCAAATCTAAAGTATTTTTAGCAACTGAAAGCATTTAATAGCTACTTAAGAATCAGGCTATAGGTGATTCTGGGGTGTAACAGATTGCTCTTCATCCTGTTCTGACAGATTTCATTAGTATGCACATAAATTAAAGCATATGAGATTATACTTCAGATACATATATAGCTTACTGCATATCAATTATAAATTTTTCTAAATGCTCCATTATCTTGTAAACCAATGACCTTAATTAGTTGACCAAACATCCCTCCAGGTCACACAGCCGAGGATTTGCTCCTCTACACACATATGTGGATTACAGTGAATTATGTGGTGGGGGTGCTGAAAAAGGGAAAAGTGTTTGATTCTAGATTCAAATCAGGCATCAAGATGCTTACAGtgtctggctgggcagtggtggtgcacgcctttaatcccaacactcgggaggaagaagcacgcagatctctgagtttgaggctagcctggtctacagggaatattccagaacagccagggttacacagaaagaccttgttttgaaaaataaaaacaaaacaaagcaaaagaaaaaaaattcaacaaagtcACAGCTCCATACTTTGTAAGCATTAGGTATAAAAATACTTAAACTCGTGGGCACACAATGAAACTCGGAGTAGGGAAGAGCAAAGCTCTCGTGTCAGTACTGAAGCATTGCATTCCCAGTTGTTTACTCGCAGTCCAGCTGCCTCAGCTATCCCAAGGGGAGTGGATAACTTACCATTTGTCAATACACTTCTGACAGAAGCTGTGAGCACAAGGCAGGATGAGGTCAGCTCGCCCGTCCATGCAGATACAACACTCCTCCTCATCCGTCAGCTGCTTCACCCTGAGTGTGAAAACTGAGCTGGAACAATGACAGTCTCTGTCCACACACTTCCTACTTTGTTCCACTGTCTTAAAAAAGCATCAGTGAATACCAAAGTATAAAGTACAGCATGACTTATGTGCAAAGCGAAACCAGACCACAGCTCCCACCGTTTGGGGATAGCAAATACATTACGGAAGAAATACCAAGGTTAAGTTTCTTTAAGAAACTCGAAAAACTTGATAAAGAGACAAATTTTGTGcagtttcaaagaaaacaaaatctgaacaAAAACTGCATATTCAGGTCTTTCTGAAATAACTCAGTCCATCTTAGACATATTGAATTTACATACAGGAAATGAACCAGTGTATCATTTATTTGTCATAACAGACGCATGCTGCCTCATCAACAGGGCCTTTCAGTGGCACTGACAGATCAGAGCGAAGGGACAGCATAGTGGTCAGTATCAGATGCCAAAGAAACCCAAGGGGGCTGGAGCACAGCTGCTCCAGCTCAGGAAGCTCCCAGGAAGAAACCCAGCGCCACGGAAGCCAGGCTCCTTTGCATGCACAGTTTCCTCAGCGCCAACTCCAGTAGCTCGGCTTAAAATATCCATCTCCGTCTGTTCTCAAAACCAAATTTTACCtcaattaaatcatttaaaaattgaatactGCTGTTCCATGATTAGTCACTCTATAGTTTAGCTTTTTGAATACAAATTTCTTAAAGTGATTGTAAATGTTTTATTCTCTGTTGTTCTTAAGGGAGGAGCCGGTCTGATACAATTTCCATCTCTGCTGAATTTATAGTACAGCATGTAAGGCATGGCAATAGCACTCAGAACTTGCTGATTTGAACACAATATAAACATATATCAAATGTGCAGCATGCATAGTATGTGCCAAGTAAGTATTTTTGGAAACATGAGAAATCACAGAACACTGATAGAGACCATTCTAGAGCATAAAGTAAGCCATGAAGgcatgaaatgtgtgtgtgtgtgtgtgtgtgtgtgtgtgtgtgtgtgtacaaggccGCATGATGCTCAGGAATTAAACTGAGAGAAAAGACTGATAATATAGCAAAGACAATCTGATTCTTGAATTGTCAAAATACAAATCTGAACTTGTTCTAAGAGGCAAACTAGAAACAGCATCTAATCAAGGGAACACAAATTCCTGCTGATTCAGGATTTCAGAAAATTAGCTGAGAGTGGAGAGCAAGAGGCAGTCTAGAGAGAGGGAATGAAGTAGGACTTGATCTCACAGCACACTTGAGGGACAGCTGGGGCCTGCTTTAAGGAGCATTACAACAGACATACCACAAGGGTGAGGTAACACATTGTTTGCTCCAGCCGTGGAGAAAAGAGTGCTCGCTGAACAGAAATGGTGAGATGAGTGGAAACCTACATGTGTGTGGATTGATATGTGCATTCATGCATACATTTGTGTATgcgcacatatatgcacatgcaaatacacatatgaacattTATACACATCCACCCATCAGCTCATGCATATTGACACTTAGGCGCCTTTTCAGATCCACACCAGACGCAGCGGGCTTAGCATTTCTGCCTACGAGCTTCCAATCACCTGCGGACTCCACAGAGTGACAGGCGTTCTACAGGGAAGCTTCAGAATCAGGAGCAGAAGGCCATTACAGAGAAGAGCAACTGAATATACCCAGAGCAAATGGAGACGTTGCCAGCAGAAGCTGCTCTATGCCCCTCTCTGCTACCTTCCTCTTAGCACAGTGAGCAGGAGGAGAGAACCTTGTTCTACCTGACCACTCGGAGCTGGAAGAGTGCCGCTTCCTACCACAGAACCTGAGAGCGCCCTGACAGATGGAGTCACAGGACACCAGtgcaggaagaacaggaaacaAAGGCTGGAGACTCTTATTCTGGAGATCGAGCTCAGTGGGAATTTGGTTAGTTTTCGACATTTGAAGGACAGAAGAGATCGGACTTGTCTGGTGGCATTCCAGAGGCCATGCACAGCCACCGCACTCAAGCAGGGCACTCTATAATTTAATAATGGTGGTGACAGTTAATGTACCTACACACACCATTACGTGCTGGGCACCATTCTGTGTCCCATCTATTAACACAGTCCTCTGGGGCACATGCCATTGCTCTCAGCCTCTCACaaaagatgaggaaactgaggaaagagAGGACTTAAGGTTTGAACATAGGCAAGTTGGTTCTAGGGCCTCTGCTGTGCTGCCTCCAGAGGGCCAGCTGATACACTGAGGATAGAAGGCAAAGCGAAAACCTTCACAGGAATTCGAGCTATCTGGACGTGAGGAGGACTGCCTCTCTGAGGCGGTCTCACACAGCTCTGAGCTGGTGGTAACATAACTTGTAGTGCACGCTGGTTTCCACGTGGTGAAATATGGCACAGTCTGGACATTGCAGAGCACAGAAGAGCAGTCGCTGGGCTCAGTGGCACTGGAGCACCTCAGAGCTGGAcaacctccagctcctcctccaaaCCACTGAGTTGCCATGCACTAAATGGGAGTCCGCTGTGCCAATCAATATCTAGCGCTACAATACTCCTCTAAGCCCGCCTCCTCATAGGACCAGCTGTAGTCCTGGGGACTGTTAGGATTTAATGAACTGCAAGGCTCAACAAACAGCAGCATTAATAGAAATATACATGTGACAATATGCAGGACTGCACAAGGCCCCCAGGCTCACCTACCACTTGCAAAGTTCTTTTCTAGAAGCTGGGACCAGGGCACCACTAGAAGCCCACAACACATGAAGCCAAGTACTGGCTTACCTAACCAACTGGCACTGCTCTCCTAGTCTCTAGGAGCAACACTTCAGCACCTTCCTGAAGACGACCCCAACAGGCAGAGAAAGGCCACTTGCTTCTCATTGCTGCTGTGTAGCTACAGATGCAAAAGCCACTGTCAGCTTTCAAAACACTCAGAATGAAGCAAAACTCCAAGTGTCAATAAAGGAATAAAGAGGAACCCTGCCAAACACATTCTTAACGTTAAGAGGACATCTCCAGTGTCCCAGTAAGGATATCAACATGCCTGGAAACATGGAAGTCTTTTCCAGTAGGcatttacaaatttaaatatgtCATGCCAAGCAGCAGCAGGTGGAAGCTTGCAACACCGAAAGCATGGGCGAGGGAAAGCTCAGACAGAACAGCAGTACATGAGGCTGAATAAAGGAGCACCACGGCAGCAAGCCCGAGACCAATCAGCATCAACAGGCACACAGCCGCTTGTTCTTTCCTGAGTGGACTGCCAAGGCCTCAAGACAGCATTTAAAAACTTAACTTCCAATTTGATAATTTCTGAAACAATTCTGTCAAATTCTTGGACTTAATTTTATAAATGGCTTTGACTGTCTAAAAACTCATTAAAGGAGAGGCATCAGTCATTAACGTCATAAATGCAAGAGACAGGGTGGGTTCCTGGAGAgtgagctgtgagccaccttaATCTGGGACAGAATGGAAGGACTGATCTGGGCTATaacacagggggggggggggaggtaggggAGGCAACGGCCTGAGGGTGTCACAGAGCACTGGGGAGAATGTCACTGTAACTGTGCCCCACGGCGCACACACCTGCCCATCCACAGACTAGCCTGACAAGACGTTACAGAGGACAGGCTCCCATCCGGCTCCTCAGAGGCGGAGCTCTGTGCCAACACTCCAGCAGCTTGACTCGTGATATCTTTATAAAGCTGAATAAACTGGTATAAATTCATGATCCGCGAAGCTTCCACAATACCACTGCTTTTGTTAATCTAGAAACAGAACAGGGAAGGGGGGAACAGACACACAATTCAGTCAAATATCCTAGGAAACAAATTTGTGGTGTGTAATACACCTAGGAAAATAAGAGTctgattaaaaaatattcacattctCTTCAGTTGTGGAACTCATCAGAGAACTGACTAAATTTTCCCATCTGACATTCAAAAAAACCTTGCCAAGACGATCAGGCATCCTGTCTGGAGTTGATAACATCAGGCGACCTTCTCGGAGTTGAGAAATGAGTTTTAGAGATTGTTACGAAAATGTATACACTTTGCTGTTTTAACTaattcttttttgagataagaaCTTGCagtgtcacccaggctggcctagaacggGAGATCCTCCAGCCTAACAGCGTTTAATTACAG
It contains:
- the Rnf141 gene encoding RING finger protein 141, which encodes MGQQISDQTQLVINKLPEKVAKHVTLVRESGSLTYEEFLGRVAELNDVTAKVAAGQEKHLLFEVQPGSDSSAFWKVVVRVVCTKINKSSGIVEASRIMNLYQFIQLYKDITSQAAGVLAQSSASEEPDGSLSSVTSCQASLWMGRVKQLTDEEECCICMDGRADLILPCAHSFCQKCIDKWSDRHRNCPICRLQMTGANESWVVSDAPTEDDMANYILNMADEAGQPHRP